The following proteins are encoded in a genomic region of Hyalangium minutum:
- a CDS encoding tetratricopeptide repeat protein: MRALPLLSAAFLAASCLPHAAINPIAVDHNTACTVALNAGDCQAATAHCDHALEFSPDYPDALVNKGLIAMRCDRDTKAARGFFVKALRLNNESAQAYNNLGALELEDGDAGTAEERFLRALKVNPDYHEARFNLAKAYIAQKKPEEAERHLRQLLAVDASNADAQNLLGVLRLEAGDLKEALERFDAAVLLVPDHPGYRFNRGVAYARAGRLEEAKEEFRACLSTQPDSVDCRHNLDVLLKGQ; the protein is encoded by the coding sequence ATGCGCGCCCTGCCCCTGCTCTCCGCCGCCTTCCTTGCCGCCTCGTGCCTGCCGCACGCGGCGATCAACCCGATCGCCGTCGACCACAACACAGCGTGCACGGTGGCCCTCAACGCCGGGGACTGCCAGGCCGCCACGGCCCACTGTGACCACGCGCTCGAGTTCAGCCCGGACTACCCGGACGCGCTCGTCAACAAGGGCCTCATCGCCATGCGGTGCGACCGCGACACGAAGGCCGCGCGTGGGTTCTTCGTGAAGGCGCTGCGCCTGAACAACGAGTCCGCGCAGGCCTACAACAACCTGGGCGCGCTGGAGCTGGAGGATGGGGACGCTGGCACCGCGGAGGAGCGCTTCCTCCGCGCGCTGAAGGTGAACCCGGACTACCACGAGGCGCGCTTCAACCTGGCCAAGGCGTATATCGCCCAGAAGAAGCCCGAGGAGGCGGAGCGGCACCTGCGGCAGCTGCTCGCCGTGGATGCGTCCAACGCGGATGCCCAGAACCTGCTGGGCGTTCTGCGCCTGGAGGCTGGAGACCTGAAAGAGGCCCTCGAGCGCTTCGATGCCGCCGTGCTGCTCGTGCCGGACCACCCAGGCTACCGCTTCAACCGGGGCGTGGCCTACGCGCGGGCGGGACGGTTGGAGGAGGCCAAAGAAGAGTTCCGCGCCTGTCTCTCCACCCAGCCGGACAGTGTGGACTGCCGTCACAACCTGGATGTGCTCCTGAAGGGTCAGTGA